AGCCGGCCGGTCACCCGGTCATCGAAACGGGTGCCCAGCGCGATCAGCAGATCCGCCTTCTGCAGCGCCGTCACGGCGGCCACCGTGCCATGCATTCCGGGCATTCCCAGGTGCTGGCGGTGCGAGTCGGGAAACGCCCCGCGCGCCATCAGCGTCGTGACCACCGGAATCCCACTCAGCTCGGCCAGCTGCGCCAATTCGGCGGTGGCACGCGCCTTGAGCACGCCCCCACCGACATAGAGCACCGGGCGCCGGGCGCCGGCGATCAGCTTGGCTGCCTCGCGGATCTGCTTGCCATGCGGCTTGATCACCGATCGGTAGCCGGGCAGGTCCAGGGTCGGCGGCCAGTCGAACACCGTCTGGCTCTGCAGGACGTCCTTCGGGATGTCGACCAGCACCGGGCCAGGACGCCCTGTGTTAGCCAGGTGAAAAGCCTCCGCGATGGTCTGCGGGATCTGCTCGGCGTGCTGCACGAGGAAGTTGTGCTTGGTGATCGGCAACGTTATCCCGCAAATGTCGGCTTCCTGAAAGGCATCGGTGCCGATCGCGGGAAACGGCACTTGCCCGGTGATGGCGACGATCGGAACCGAATCGAGGAAGGCGTCCGCGATCGGAGTGACCAGGTTGGTGGCGCCCGGGCCGGAGGTCGCCATGCAGACGCCGACCTTCCCGGTGACCTGGGCGTAACCCTCTGCCGCGTGTCCAGCGCCCTGCTCGTGGCGAACGAGGATGTGGCGGACTCTTGTGGAGTCATACAGCGGGTCATAAGCAGGCAGGATCGCCCCACCGGGAATGCCGAAAACCACCTCGGCGCCCACCTCCTCCAGCGACCGGACCAGCGACTGCGCTCCGGTGACCTGTTCGTAGGCCGGCGTCGGTGTCATTGCTCGATTCCTTCCTGGCGGGCGGTTCTGCTTGCCCTGCTTGGCGATCCTGGGGTCAGGGACTGCTAGGACGTCCGACTTCCCGTTCCGGCAACAAAAAACCCCTCGTGCTGTTGCACGAAGGGTCTGCGCGTCTCCTTGCGGCTATGGCCGACGGGGACGCGCTAGTCAATGAGTACGAGGCGCTGCACAGCATCGACCCTACACCGGGTTTTTCCAGGGTTTCAAAATTTTCGGGACGGTCGTCTCGCCTAATGGGACACAGGCTTTGTGAACCCCGCTCGCACGGCTGTGCCGACGATTGGCCGCATTGGCGCGGCACGTAACGGTTTAACTCGATTCGTTGCCGCCTTTCGGCAGTTCGGCATGGCACTATGCCGGGCATGCCAGCGGTTCAGCCTCCAGCGCTGTGGCTGTCGATTGCCGCGACCGCGGTCAGCGTCGTCACCGTCGCCGCCATGGCAAGTTCGGGCGGCCCTCGCCGACCACTGACCTTCGCCGGCGCGGTGCTGCTGCCGGGCGACCAGCGCAGCGTCACCTCCCCCGCGGCCAGTGACACCACCCGGCCGAGCCGGCAGCTCAGCCTGCCCAGCCCAGCCCGAACCCGGACGCGGACCTCGGCCGCCCCTTCGGCCGCCGACAGCACCGCCGGATACGCGTCCTCGGCGCCGGTGATCGTTCCGATCCACAACGCCTCGAGCACCCCCGCGCCCGCCGCTGGCCCGTCATCACCGGCCGGAGCGCCAGCGGCGCCGGCCGCGAGACCCACCGCTCAGCCCCACGCGCCGCGCACCACAGCTCCGGACCCGCCGGACACCCGATCGAGCGAGGCCGCACTGGCGGCAGCGCTGTTCAGCGCCCTCAACCAGGCCCGCCGGCAGATCGGACTACCCGCCCTGAGCTGGAGCGACAGGCTGCAGCGCAGCGCCGCCGATCACAACCACCAGATGGCCGAGGCCGACGAGCTCGCGTCGCGAGTCGGCGACGAGCCGGCGCTGGGGGTCCGTCAGGCCAACCAGGGCGTGCTCGGCGATTACGCCGCCGAGAATGTCGCCAGCACGCAGGCACTCAGCCTGGCCGGCGCCCTGGCTGCCCAGCAGTCGATGCTTGCCGAGCCTCCCCTCGACGGCGCCCGCCGGCAGAACCTGCTTTCCCCTGCCTTGAACGCAGTCGGCATCGACGTGCTGCTCGACCCGGCGCAGGGCCGGATGTGGATCACGCAGGACTTCGCGCAGCTGCCTTGACTCCTGAACGGGATCTCAGGCGCCAGCGCAGGCGCACCGCGTCCAGACGCCAGGCCGTGATCAGCCGGCTTGATCAGCAGATGGCGCCCTGAGCCGCGGAGCCGACGAGCCGGGCGTACTTGCGCAACACGCCGGTGTCAAACCGCGGCGGCAGCGGCTGCCAGTCGGCCTGGCGCCGTCGCAGCTCTGCCTCATCCACGTGCAACTCGATGCTCCGGTCAGCGATGTCGACCACGATCCGGTCACCGTCGGCCACCAGGGCGATCGGGCCGCCGACCGCGGCCTCGGGTGCGACATGACCCACGCACAGCCCGGTCGTGCCGCCGGAGAACCGCCCATCGGTCAGCAGCAGCACGTCCTTGCCCAGGCCGGCGCCCTTGATCGCCCCGGTGATCGCCAGCATCTCGCGCATGCCCGGTCCGCCCTTGGGGCCTTCCCACCGGATCACCACGACGTCCCCGGCCTTCAGGCTGCCGGTCGCCACGGCCTCCATCGCAGCCTGCTCGCGGTCAAACACCCGGGCGACGCCGTCGAAGACGTCGGTGTCGAAGCCGGCGGTCTTGACCACCGCGCCCTCAGGAGCCAGCGAGCCGTGCAGGATCGTGATGCCGCCGGTGCGGTGGATCGGCCTGGACATCGACCGGATGACCTCGCCGTCGGGCGCCGGGGGCGCCAGCAGCTCCAGGTTCTCGGCCAGCGTTCGTCCCGTCACGGTAAGGGCATCACCGTGCAGCAGGCCGGCGTCGAGCAGCGCTCGCATGACGACCGGGACCCCGCCGATCCGGTCGACGTCGGTCATCACGAACCGGCCGAACGGCTTCATGTCGGCAAGGTGCGGCACCTTGTCGCCGATCCGGTTGAAGTCGGCGAGGCTCAGCTCGACCTCGGCCTCGCTGGCGATCGCCAGCAGGTGCAGCACCGCGTTGGTCGAGCCGCCAAGCGCCATCACGACCGTGATGGCGTTCTCGAAGGCCTGCTTGGTGAGGATCTGGCGCGCGGTGACGCCGGCGTCCACCAGCCGCACGACGGCTTCGCCCGAGCGCTCGGCGTAGGCGTCGCGCCGGGAGTCCGGCGCCGGCGGCGCTGCCGAGCCGGTCAATGACATGCCCAGGGCTTCGGCCGCCGAGGCCATCGTGTTGGCGGTGTACATCCCGCCGCAGGCGCCTTCGCCCGGGCAGATGGCCCGCTCGATCTCGTCCAGCTCGTCACGGGTGATCTTTCCGGCCAGACAGGCGCCAACCCCCTCGAAGGCGTCGATGATGGTCACGTCGTTGCCGTGCAGCTTGCCCGGCAACGTCGAGCCTGCGTAGAGGAACACCGCCGCGACATCGAGCCGGGCAGCGGCCATCAGCATGCCCGGCAGCGACTTGTCACAGCCGGCCAGCAACACCGCGCCATCCAGCCGCTCGGCGCGGAAGACCGTCTCGACCGAGTCCGCGATGACCTCACGCGAGACCAGCGAGTAGTGCATGCCCTCATGGCCCATCGAGATGCCGTCGGACACCGAGATGGTGCCGAATTCCAGCGGAAAGCCGTCAGCGCCCCGCACTCCGACCTTGGCCTGCTTGGCCAACCGGTTCAGCGACAGGTTGCAGGGGGTGATCTCGTTCCAGGACGAGGCGACCCCGATCTGCGGCTTGTCCCAGTCGTCGTCTCCCATGCCCACCGCGCGCAGCATGCCTCGCGAGGCGGCTCGCTCGATGCCGTCGGTGACCGCGCCGGAATGCGGTTTGCGGTGTCGTGGCTTACTGCTGGGCTGCTCCGTCGTCACGATCACGAGCCTACGACCTAGGCTGGTGAACCATGACGACAGCGATGCCGCGCACTGTGATCAAGCATTCGGCCCTGGCCTATCTGATCGTGGCATTCACCGCGCTGTGCTGCACGGCGGTGGTGCAATCCCCGCCACTGGCCCTGGTCTACCTGCTGCCGCTGGCGGGAGCGCTGTACATCGCCCGAACCGCCACCGTGGTCGATGACCAGGGCCTGCACGCCCGGGCCGTGCTGGGTTCTCAGACGGTCGGCTGGCACGAGCTGGCCGGATTGCGCCTGGACCGCTCCGGAGCGGTGTACGCGGTCGACTCGGGCGGCGGCCAGCTGA
The sequence above is a segment of the Jatrophihabitans sp. genome. Coding sequences within it:
- a CDS encoding PH domain-containing protein, with the translated sequence MTTAMPRTVIKHSALAYLIVAFTALCCTAVVQSPPLALVYLLPLAGALYIARTATVVDDQGLHARAVLGSQTVGWHELAGLRLDRSGAVYAVDSGGGQLKLPCVRSTRLDPLIAAGAGRIPDPAAATG
- a CDS encoding CAP domain-containing protein → MPAVQPPALWLSIAATAVSVVTVAAMASSGGPRRPLTFAGAVLLPGDQRSVTSPAASDTTRPSRQLSLPSPARTRTRTSAAPSAADSTAGYASSAPVIVPIHNASSTPAPAAGPSSPAGAPAAPAARPTAQPHAPRTTAPDPPDTRSSEAALAAALFSALNQARRQIGLPALSWSDRLQRSAADHNHQMAEADELASRVGDEPALGVRQANQGVLGDYAAENVASTQALSLAGALAAQQSMLAEPPLDGARRQNLLSPALNAVGIDVLLDPAQGRMWITQDFAQLP
- the ilvD gene encoding dihydroxy-acid dehydratase; the encoded protein is MTTEQPSSKPRHRKPHSGAVTDGIERAASRGMLRAVGMGDDDWDKPQIGVASSWNEITPCNLSLNRLAKQAKVGVRGADGFPLEFGTISVSDGISMGHEGMHYSLVSREVIADSVETVFRAERLDGAVLLAGCDKSLPGMLMAAARLDVAAVFLYAGSTLPGKLHGNDVTIIDAFEGVGACLAGKITRDELDEIERAICPGEGACGGMYTANTMASAAEALGMSLTGSAAPPAPDSRRDAYAERSGEAVVRLVDAGVTARQILTKQAFENAITVVMALGGSTNAVLHLLAIASEAEVELSLADFNRIGDKVPHLADMKPFGRFVMTDVDRIGGVPVVMRALLDAGLLHGDALTVTGRTLAENLELLAPPAPDGEVIRSMSRPIHRTGGITILHGSLAPEGAVVKTAGFDTDVFDGVARVFDREQAAMEAVATGSLKAGDVVVIRWEGPKGGPGMREMLAITGAIKGAGLGKDVLLLTDGRFSGGTTGLCVGHVAPEAAVGGPIALVADGDRIVVDIADRSIELHVDEAELRRRQADWQPLPPRFDTGVLRKYARLVGSAAQGAIC
- a CDS encoding acetolactate synthase large subunit, coding for MAKQGKQNRPPGRNRAMTPTPAYEQVTGAQSLVRSLEEVGAEVVFGIPGGAILPAYDPLYDSTRVRHILVRHEQGAGHAAEGYAQVTGKVGVCMATSGPGATNLVTPIADAFLDSVPIVAITGQVPFPAIGTDAFQEADICGITLPITKHNFLVQHAEQIPQTIAEAFHLANTGRPGPVLVDIPKDVLQSQTVFDWPPTLDLPGYRSVIKPHGKQIREAAKLIAGARRPVLYVGGGVLKARATAELAQLAELSGIPVVTTLMARGAFPDSHRQHLGMPGMHGTVAAVTALQKADLLIALGTRFDDRVTGRLDSFAPHATVIHADIDPAEIGKNRVADVPIVGDAREVIGDLVAAVRSEYAAGNRCDLTGWWKEVDGWRRTYPLGYDEPADGSLAPQYVIERLGKIAGPDTVFTAGVGQHQMWAAQFISYENPYTWLNSGGAGTMGYSVPAAMGAKVGAPDAMVWAIDGDGCFQMTNQELATCAIEGIPIKVAVINNGNLGMVRQWQTLFYDERYSNTELGTHRAAHGAESRTRIPDFVKLADALGCVGLRCETASEVDATIEKAMSIDDQPVVVDFTVGKDAMVWPMVAAGTSNDEIIAARGVRPDFDSGV